The proteins below are encoded in one region of Saccopteryx leptura isolate mSacLep1 chromosome 1, mSacLep1_pri_phased_curated, whole genome shotgun sequence:
- the LOC136388070 gene encoding LOW QUALITY PROTEIN: tripartite motif-containing protein 64C-like (The sequence of the model RefSeq protein was modified relative to this genomic sequence to represent the inferred CDS: inserted 3 bases in 3 codons; substituted 1 base at 1 genomic stop codon) — MDSNTLQAFQNELTCSICMNYFLDXVQLDYGHCFCCPHPCSKRSDIXKTSVPLRSLVSLARXARGQYSNSSEEQICVAHKETKGLFCEVGKNLLCGLFSEIPGHVVHSHSPIHWAAEEYRVETAKRMGSLWNKSQEMQYNVNQEASKTQSLEDYGALRKVMIKAEYQKMHLFLCEEEHLHLDRMEREAKEIFQQLRESEFRMTQQKESLQEVFRELTDLCHKPDMEMLRDLGNVLERTKLVQMQNPQPVTPELTFWPIRRILDMLNSFRDRMDNVVSQKTISYCLSLYKDAGSMMFADDHHNMYRVPQRVRSFTIWGXSDLHFWEVDVPHFLVWVLGACNDSLRSDTNIIIDAEASFLFHWKVNNHFHLSTNCPPLIQYMRRPLGKTGVFLDYDNETFSFYDAGKGSPHM; from the exons ATGGATTCAAACACCTTGCAAGCCTTCCAGAATGAACTCACATGCTCCATCTGTATGAACTACTTCCTGG TGGTCCAATTAGACTATGGGCACTGCTTTTGCTGCCCCCACCCGTGTAGCAAAAGAAGCGATA TCAAAACCAGTGTCCCACTCAGGAGCCTGGTTTCCCTTGCCAGGTAGGCCAGAGGTCAGTACTCTAACAGCTCTGAGGAGCAGATCTGTGTGgcacacaaagaaacaaagggGCTCTTCTGTGAGGTTGGGAAGAACCTGCTCTGTGGGCTCTTCTCTGAAATCCCAGGGCATGTGGTTCACAGCCATAGCCCAATACACTGGGCTGCTGAGGAATACAGGGTAG AAACTGCTAAGAGAATGGGCTCTTTATGGAACAAGTCTCAAGAAATGCAATACAATGTGAATCAGGAAGCAAGTAAAACCCAGTCATTAGAG GACTATGGGGCCCTTAGGAAAGTGATGATCAAAGCTGAATATCAGAAAATGCATCTATTTCTGTGTGAGGAAGAGCATCTCCATCTggacagaatggagagagaagcaaaggagATCTTCCAACAGCTCAGGGAAAGTGAATTCAGAATGACCCAACAGAAGGAAAGCCTGCAAGAAGTGTTCAGAGAGCTGACAGACTTGTGCCACAAGCCTGACATGGAGATGCTCCGG GATTTGGGGAATGTATTGGAAAG GACTAAATTGGTGCAGATGCAAAACCCTCAGCCGGTGACTCCAGAGCTCACCTTCTGGCCCATCCGTAGGATCCTGGACATGCTCAACAGCTTCAGAGATCGGA TGGATAATGTTGTAAGTCAGAAAACCATCAGTTATTGTCTGAGTCTTTATAAGGATGCTGGGAGTATGATGTTTGCCGATGACCATCACAACATGTACAGAGTGCCCCAGAGAGTGCGGAGTTTCACAATATGGG GCTCAGACCTTCACTTCTGGGAAGTGGATGTGCCACACTTCTTAGTGTGGGTTCTGGGGGCCTGTAATGATTCCCTGAGAAGTGATACCAATATTATTATTGATGCTGAAGcatcttttctatttcattggaAGGTAAACAATCATTTTCATCTGTCCACAAACTGCCCACCCTTAATTCAGTATATGAGAAGGCCTCTGGGTAAGACTGGAGTGTTTCTGGATTATGACAATGAAACTTTTAGCTTCTATGATGCTGGCAAAGGTTCCCCTCATATGTAG